The window AAATGTGGCGAATCGCCAAAGCAGCCTTTTGCACGCCTGTGACGTCAACAACATTGACAATTCAACATGGTGTTTGGATAGTGGCGCAACAAGCCATATGTGTTGCGAAAGAGAGCTATTCACAAAGTTTGAGAAACACACTGAACAGATCGGACTTGCCAATGCTGGTTTCCTTCAAGCAGAAGGTATAGGTGACGTCAAGATACAGACAGGCCAGTGCATGTTGACactaaaaaatgttctttacGTTCCGAAGATGACCGGAAATTTCTATTCCGTGAGCAGTGCTGTCCAGAACAGATGCAAGGTGACCTTTGACTTAGAGAATGCCAAGGTGATGCAAGATGGAGAATGCATAgtaaaagccaaaaagattggcaacttgtatttgtttgtgggTGGTCGCAGCAAATGTTTTGCCATGTCAGCTGTAGATGGGATTTTGCTACACAAGAGATATGGACATATTAATTTCTCTAGCTTGAAAGAGATGGTATCCAAAGGGATAGTTCGAGGGATAGATAATATTCGGTTGCCAGAGAATATTAGTTGCAAAACGTGTATGGTTAGCAAAATCCATGTTCAACCCTTTCCATCAGCAACAAGTAATCGGGCCAAGGAGATTTTAGATCTAGTACATGCAGATGTTTGTGGACCTTTCCCAACATTGTCCCTCGGAGGTTCCAAGTATTTTTTGACGTTCATTGACGATAAGTCCAGaaggatttttgtttacttcctGCGTGGGAAGAATGAGGTGCTACCCAAATTCGTCGATTTCAAGAACCTGGTGGAGCGACAGACAGGAAGAAGACTTAAATGCCTGCGGAGTGATAATGGcggagaatttgtcaataaaCAGTTTGACGAATGTCTGAGGCAGCATGGAATCGACAGACAGCTAACAATAGCGTATACTCCCCAGCAAAATGGAGTTGCGGAACGGGCAAATCGTACGCTAGTGGAGATGTCAAGATGCCTTCTGGTCCAGGCGGGACTGGGAGATCAGTTTTGGGCAGAAGCTGTCAACACTTCGGTTTATTTGCGAAACCGCTCCCCTACTAGCGCATTAGAGAGTATGACTCCTATGGAAGCGTGGACGGGTAAGAGACCTTATGTACAACACCTAAAAGTTTTTGGATCTCTTGCAGTTGCTCTGGACAAGGGTCCGAGGAAGGGCAGCAAATTTCAACCTAAAGGCAAAGAGTACATTATGGTTGGGTACTCTGTGGCAGCAAAAGGTTATCGACTATATGATCCATCAACTCGGCAATTGGTCGAGAAACGAGATGTGTTATTTGATGAACATCATGACGTGGCATCCAAGGGTGATGCTGTGACGATCAATCTGGaggaactggaggaggccCACCAGCAGCAGGGACCCGGAGATGCAGAAATCGTTTCTGACTTATCCATCGACGCCGGCAGCTCCGATGAGAGTACAGATCAGTACGAGAGTGCCGAAGAAAAAAGTGAGCATGTCGTGGAGGAGGCACGCAGGGGCCCCGGTCGTCCTAAGATCATTCGGAGTGGAAAACCTGGACGCCCAAAGAAGCAGTACAATATACTAGGCGCCCTTGTTTCGGAAAATGTTCCGATTCCATTAACTTGCAAAGAGGCGCTGAAGAGTAAATATGCAAAGGAGTGGCGTGAAGCCATGGAAAGAGAACATGATTCTCTAGTTGCCAACCAGACTTGGGAAATCACTGATTTACCCAAAAATCAGCGAGCAATTGGATGCAAGTGGGTATTCAACGTGAAGCGTGATAAAGATGGCCAAATAGAACGTTTCAAGGCTCGACTGGTAGCAAAAGGATGCTCCCAGCAGTTTGGCGTAAATTACCTAGAAACATATTCGCCGGTATGCCGATTGGAGAGTGTGCGCTTTATTATAGCACTGGCGGCTGAGCTCAAGCTACATCTTCATCAAATGGATGTATGCACCGCGTATCTTAACAGTGATCTGAGTGAGACGGTCTACATGAAGCAGCCGGAAGGGTACTCAGATGAAACAAATCCTGACAAGGTATTGCTTCTGAAAAGAGCAATATATGGTTTAAAGCAATCCGGAAGGGCCTGGAACGAGAAGCTAAATGGCGTGTTAACTAATATGGGATTCGTTGCCTGTGATAACGAGCCATGTTTGTACAAACATTGTGGAGAAGGTAATCTTGTATTAATCCTTGTATATGTTGACGATATACTTATAGCCAGCCAATCGCACGAGGATTTGCTAAAAATCAAGAGCGGCATCTCACGATCATTCGAGTGCGTTGACAAGGGTCAACTTAACCATTTCCTGGGCATGGAAATCGAACGGGACGGTGATCTTGGAGCAATTACTTTAGGGCACACGCAATATATCAAGGACTTATTGCATACCCATGGGATTGATTTTTGCAAATCGGCGAAGACACCTTTGGATCCTGGTTTTCAAGTAGATTGCACAAGTCCCCAATGCAAAAAGGTGGATCCTACTTCTTATCAGTCCGTAGTAGGAGAGCTTATGTGGCTAGCTCTTACAACAAGGCCAGACATATTGCATTCGGTGTCAAAATTGGCACAACGGAATCAAAACCCGCATGCTGAACACATGGCAGGCGTAAAGCACGTCTTTAGATATCTCTCATCTACGATTGACATGAAACTACACTACCGACAATGTGGTCAATCGTTCTGTGGATACGTGGACGCGGATTGGGCAGGTGATAGGCTTGACAGGAAGTCCTATACTGGTTATATCTACCTGTTAGCAGGTGGTCCGATTTCTTGGCGTTCGGAAAAGCAGCGAAGTGTGGCGTTGAGCAGTACCGAGGCGGAGTACATGGCACTATCGGCGGCATTTAAGGAGGCGATAGTCATGCGAAGGCTGATTATGGAAATTGGTTGCGGAGACAACGACACCCCGATCGTCGTTTATGGGGATAATCTGAGTGCGCAGGCGCTAACTAAGAATCCCGTTCATCATTCCAGAACAAAGCACATTGATATACGTTATCATTTTGTTAGAGACGTTGTTAAGAAAGGGCAAGTTTTGTTAAAATACAAATGTACAACCGAAATGATAGCagatattttgacaaaaaatcttccTAAAACGAAACACGAAGAGCttacaaatatgtttaatttgttttgatatttagTTTTGTAAACAAGCTTGCATTGAGGAAGGGTGTAGAAAATAAAGTACCCTGTATACTTTGGTATGTTACAATGCACGCTTTTATAGATataggaaggagaaagagatcttcgagtagttataattgtcccactctaagaaatagagaataagaaaatatgtatatcaatttttcctcagtcacaaataaagttccgaagcatacacacggtgttttaattttgtcgctTCGAATTCTGCCGCTCAAGATAAAGGCGATCCAAATCAAGGGCATCCATGGGCCATAAAAGAGACCCTGAATCAGACCCTCAGAATTGATGCTGTTTTGGAGACAGACCAAAATAAAATAGTCATAGGGTCATTCAATGTCACATCAAACGGGAAATCGACAAAAGTAGAGCAGCCGCCCTTGAAGAAAATGATAAAGCTTCCATCAAATTATTCAACCGATACCATTTGCTCCACGTTTCGAGAAGACCGGAAAGTGTGTATTCCATCTATATCTAAACGAGGGGACACTGATGTTAAGTGTAGCGGAGAACTTTTATTCTCCGAATCATTTGAAAATATGGATAATTGGAATCATTATGTGGTCTTTCGGGGCCCGCATCCCTACAGAGAGGGCGTGGCTTATAAAACCTCACAGGCAAATAGTTACATAAAAAACCAAACATTGCACATTAAGGTTACCAACTCCACCGGAGAAACCTATCTAGATAATTGTTCATTTTTTAGCATTTATAAATCCCAAACAGATTTGATATGTGGCATACGGGATTCAAAAAGAAGAAAGTTTTATAAAGATAACATTATGCCACCATTTGATTCGGCAATGCTACAATccaaagaaaaatttaagtaCTGCCGGATTGATATTGAAGCCAAGGTAGCCCACGGAGATTTTTTATTATCGGGTAATTAGCTAGTAATAGATACtattttgaattattaaatacaattttaataCACAATTTTGCAGGGATGCAGCTCGCGACTAAGAATGACGCTATTAACATTGCTATTGTGCGCGGTCATTCAAAATTGAACGACACTTCCAATAATGAGGTCGGAGGTACACGGGTTTTTGTTGGAGTTTTGAAAGATTCTCCAAACTCTGCTGACCTTAAAGCCCATATGGcagatcaatttttcagcaACGATAAACACCTTGGAAAGAAGTATCATACGTATTCGGCCATTTGGAAAAATGATAGTATAACATTCAAGTTGAATGGCAAGACCTATGCTGTTTTCGACCATGAGGAAACAATGGCCCAAATAGATATGCATGAAGAGGTAATTAATCTAAATTGGGCATCTAAGATTGtttaattgaatattttacGTATTATTTTAGCGCTACATTCAGTTGTTTTTGACAGTTGGGGGCGAACTATATTATCCAGACTCCCGTATACATAAAGGAGGCAGATTCTTAAATTCCAATCCAAAAATCGCTCCTATTATAAAATCCCACGTAAAGACCGCAAACTGGATTGAACCGAAAATGAGCATCAAAAGCATTAAAGTTTATTCAACCGACAGGAATGAATATTAAGAGTTTTGTTTTATGGTATTTGAtggtaaatatttaattatatttactTTATATTCATTCCAACGAAATATACTATTTATGAACACAACGTGAGtagattttatatatatgttttgcGGGTTATCTCAAATCAGACTTGAGAGACATGAGACTTGAGAGCCTATTTCTGTGCGATTAGTAGCCCATAGTCTACAATGGGAAGAGGCTGTGTCATTATTTGGCTTATCAGCCTCGTTTATTCGTCGAGTGCGTTTAATTTCACGACTCCTGTGGTAAACTTCAATGGCAGCAAACTATTCCTCTCGATGCCCGGAACGCTGGAAAGTGTCGTTTCCATTATGTTTCAAGCGGAAATTCAAAGAAAGGATAAGTGCGTATCCTTTAATGTTGCCTACGCAACGAAGCATCCCTGGGAAGTTGAAATCGAGTTTGATAAAGAAATAGAATCGGATTTCACTATCAAAATTCGGACTATTGTAGAGGGTGCTGATAATAAACTTACGAGTCTGGCATCAGTGCACAAGATTAATGGCAATAAATTGACAAAATTATCAGACAACAAAACATTTTCGAAAGAAACATTGGAGTCTTTACTGTCCAAATGTAAGCCGCCTTTGAAAATCGAACCATTTCAAGAAACTGAAGATTCTATAAGTACGAAAATCATTCCTGGTCAACTGATAATGGAAGAAAGTTTTGACGGAAGTGAGATTAAGAATTCATTATGGACGCACGAGGTGCGAAACATGTATGAAAGTAATTTTGAGTTTGTTGCATTCACGAAGGATCCTATTAACTCGAAAATTGACAATAACATGTTAAATATAACTGTAACAAAGAAAACCATACCTAGAGATAAAAAGGACACCTTCAAGGATTGCACCACCACAGATGGAGccttaatttattttgaatgcggaacaaaatcaaaaaagtGTTTGAAATCCATCTCATATCAGGATAAAGCATATTGTAAGCCAAAAATATTGCATTATGACATGAATGGCTCTGCCAGCATACACACCAGAGAaaagttttcctttaaatatgGACGAATCGAGTTCAGGGCATTGTTTCCGAAGGGAGATTTCATATTCCCAAGTGAGTTTGCTATTAAATGGTTCAGgtacaaaataatatttgattaaaatatttcagaCATCGGTTTGACACCGATACACCACGCACCCGATGATGGTTATGCTCCTAAAATTCGTATATACTCGAGAGGAAATGAGTTGCTGCAGACGAAAAAATACTTAAGAGACTTCAGCGGAAAAGCTCTTTTTGGCAGTGTTTTACATTGGGGTAAATGTGAATATAAATCTGAAGGGTGCGCATTCGATAAATATGTTTCCAAGGAAAGTCAAAcagaattttccaaacattttcataATTACACTATAATTTGGCGCAATGATAAAATCATCTACAAGGTTGATGGCGAAACTTTTGGAATTATTACGGATGAAgtccttttaaaaaaattccaaacacaggtaacttaaaaatatattttttttaataatttaaaacatattcttactcttttttttagtGTTATCTAACTCTGGGGTTAACAGTCAATGGTGTGGCAAACTTTGATGATGAGGTCTTAATAAAAGAGCATAAGAAATTCCCAAATGATCCAAAAATGGTGAGAAGCTCCATGCCGTTTCTTCAACATTGGGACCAGCCCTCGCTAGTTATTGACTACATTCGGGTCTATTCACTTGACGAGAGcggatattaaatatatttttgcatAGTAACTCGACTCATGTCCACGTTTAAATGATATTAATCTTTCCTCAAGAGTAATATACTAATAATCGTATAGATTTGAAATTCTTTTACTATGGCAATACAAAATTAAGATTAAACCTTAACTAAAACGTTTTTCCGTTGTTCTTCTTGGAGCCATTGTTGCGGGAGCTCTGAGATGATTTCTTTTTGCGTTTGTCTGATGACCAATCCACATCGTCTTCATCATCAGTGCCTCCGGCATTGCCTCCCGAATGGAGAAGGGCAGCGCTGGAGCCCTCCTTGGTAGCAAGGCGGCGGGAGGCGATTCGCGATGATATGCGACCCATTCCCATGCACTTTTCCAAATGCGGAGCAAAGCGAGCGGCGGCCACGAGCCGATCACAGTTGGGGCACGTGCAGTCCATTGGCTTTTTGGCAGTCGAGATACCGAAGATATCCAGATTCGGCATCTCGCAGATGCGGTAGGTTGAGTCCTCGGCCACGCCGTCGAGGGCCGAAAGGTTTCCCGTTTTGCGCAGGTGATGCGTCTCAATGAAGATGCCGGCTACTGCGTCGTCTAATAGTGTTTGGTACATATAGTTAACAGCCTCGTCCAGACTTTTGGGATCCTTGATAAGCTCCCGGAAGTTGTTAACGATTTGTTGGCTGGTTGCAGTATTTTGATTTCCCGAACCTTGGGCACTCGGTGTAGTTGGCATGTTGATTGAGTTAGCCGTATTTGACATAATATGCAATGAGGCAATCTTTTATTCAATTTGCATCCAGGACGTTCAAATAGGAAGCTTCTTTCGGCATGCCGGCAATGTTTAATAGAGTTGAAAAAATTGCAGGCAACTTTTCTCATCAAACCTTTTAGTGATGCCACAAAACCGATAGTTCCTGGCGAATTCttgaaaattacatttttgaaTCGCTGGTGGATTAAGGgagaaaaaactaaataaatgtcatttgtattttaaaacataaattttaaaattattaatgaattattttttcttttataaacCATTCTTATATATATTCCATAAATCGATTAATGACAAAATTATAACGATCTGGCATCCCTTTTGGAATCTGGCTGTACGACAAAACAGCTTGAACTTGTAAACAATGAAcaataacataaaaaaaatatataactaaAATGTTGATTAATGCAAAGTCCATCCTCTATAAGGAAATGGTGGAGAAGCTGTACGAAAAATGTCAAAGGATACAAGCGGAAAATGAGCGATGTGTGATGAGGTAACAACATCAAACAAAATCAACGGAAGACCAATTCATGTGGATTTACTTATGCATGTACATAATTTCAGGGTAAACGGCATTAAGAAGATTATCAGGCGGCGCAATCACGACGTGGAGTTGCTAAAGAAGCGGCTGGATAAGCATGGCGACAACTGGAGATCACTACCCATGGAGGCACCGCATCCCAAAGGAAAAACTGAGCAGAAACGTCGTGGACCAAAaccgaaaaataaacaacCTATCGACGGAGAGGCAACGTCTTCCGGCGCAACTAATCCGGCGGCAAAAAAGCCACGAAAACAAAAGGTTAAGCAGCCCACCAGCCCGAGCTCCATTGTACACCCAACACAACCACAAATGACCGGAACGTAGTATTCTAAGAAACATAATAGAATTTAGGCATTAAAactaatattatttaaaacctTATCCTTGATTTCTCATACGAAATGTATTCCACTAAgcaaaaaatctttaaaaatcaTAGCAGAGCCTTTATTTAAACCTGTATCTGTAGCGAAAGCCAAAAGATcctaaaacaaaaagcaaaccATCTGATCACAATCAGGACTAAAAAGCATGAGATTATTTTAAACCACGGATTTAtacttatttatattttggagGTACTTAATGGATAAAACAGGGAAATTCAACGTTTATTCGGCCTGACGGAGACGCGCTAGGCGCTGGGTGAGCTCATCCTGCTCTTGGGAAACAGCCGTGGAGGCGCCGATCGTCTGGCTCTGCACGCCGCTGGGTAATTCCATGTTAAGTTCCAGGCCCGCCTCATCGGCAACTTGCTGAAGAAGATGGTCAACATCGCCCTGGGGCACCGAGGTGGTAACCGTGTCCGACATAGTTCCCTCCATTACTGAGCTCTGAACGTCCAAATCTTCGAACTGGGATTCGAATTTTTCCATTAGCGAGGATATCTTTTCCAAGTTCATCCCCTTCATCGCTGCATCCATGGCCTTCACTACTCCGGCCATGGATCCAGTAACCTTGCGGGTTGTCAGAGCGGACTGCACCCTACTGGCCACAGCATCGACTCGAGCACTCATCCGTAGATAATTAACGGCCTGACTTTTTTGACGGATGGCATTTTCTGCATGGATGCGGGCAACATCCATGTTTCCCTTTTGGATGGCTTTCTTAGCTTTGTTCTTTTCCACGTTCTCCTccttttcacattttttagAATTGCGTTCCAGTTCCTTTACAGCAAATTTTAGATTGAAAAGATGTTCTATCCGGGGGGAGAAGCGAAAAAAATGATGTACATTAGTGGGTGGGTGAGAAAGAATTCGTCATCGCTTGTGTCTACTTACTTTCCATTGAACTCGTAGACATGTCGTTACCCAGCTTGATGGATTTCTGTTAGCGAATGAAGTAAAAATGTTTTCTGGCAGTTGATTGCAACTGGAAATTGAAGAATTTAATCAATCTACGTTGTTTTATTAGTATGAATCACTTCTGTTTGTCAGATTCGATGTGACCAGTTTCGGGGAATACCCACTGAACAGCTGTTCTGTTAATACGGTACTGTTAAGCGCCAAGCGGGAACTGTTAGTTCAAAATTTCCTTTTGATTTTAAGcttaagaaaaattaaaacttttattaattttttgtgatATCTGGAAGCTTTTGGAAAccttaataatattatttctatatatatatatatataatatttctatAATATCTATATGTTCTCTACTCTTGTATTCGTTACTAATTGAGGTCTTAATGTCAACTTCAagcaatatatatattcataaaaAGAAATCTAATAACTAAACTTTTCAAATCTATTGAAACTTCTAAGAAAGCCTTGAACCATTTCAATTCGAATATGTTTTCATAGAATAAcatgttttctttttaattcgGATTAAAAAGCATCAATTgattcaatttgttttaataCCTTTAAATCCTATTTCAAGCAAAGCCCGACTCTTCATAATGGCTTGCTGAAATTATAGAAATTAGTTTGAAAAATATGATTGTGGCTACTTTTCATAAAACCGATTTAAGTGGCCTAAAATGTTTCGGCCGAGCGAAGCTTAGTTTCCATTCATGCTGGGCCACAAAATGCGATTTTTCGGGAATTATCCGGTCCAGTCCACTGTTTTCCACAAGCTATCAATAAAATATGAGATTCAAACGCTTGCAGGGGGACACAAAGGACAAGAGCAAAACGCATTTTATGTGCAtttcaaaaacaataaaccaaaacaaaaggGCCAAATCGGGCGAGCTCGCATACAAACACACACCAGCAGAGAGTTTAATCCGAAACAATAGGCCGAGAACGAGAAGGGAGTTGGACCATTGTTTTGGCCAACTTTGTTCGGAACCACTCTTGACTCCTCCTCTCGCTGATTCCCCAACCGATCCCAACTGACCACCAGAATGTATTACATATTAAGTCTGATAACACGTTGCCGGTTTAAATTATGGCTGAGGTCCGTTATGGCCACAGCCACGCCCCCACACATCCACACATTCACCAGGCCAAACGCCCATTCTCCCATCCGCTAAAATTAGAGAGAGTAAACTAAAATAGCAATTTGCCCAAACTGCCACTTATTCAGTGGTTCATACGGGGCAGGTATATCAGCAATTTAACAGGTGAATTTTTGGGTTCATACTCTTACATTTTAAGAAATGGAATTCGACATTCTTATTCGTTTAAGATTATATCAGTCTCAAATTAATGGTAAGACATTTGAAGCAGTAAACAgtgaaaataattcaaaataaagctAGATATGCAGATATTTCAATAATGCTCTTATGCACTATATAGTACAGTCTGTGAAGTAACCACCTTCCTAGCATTTTGGTATAAATTGTGCACAAATTACACAATTGACCGCCAAACAAGCCGCAAACTTGGCCAAATTAACTGCGCCCCTACGACACAAACACATAAAAAAGTTTTAACATAAATTCtgtaaattattataaatattgtgTGGACCACGCAAGTTGGTCAGCCCACAAATAAAGTACGGCGTttcatatttatataaatgGTTGTatatattcatttttatttacattgtAGACCCTGCACGTGTGTCTATAAGCTGTGGATTATGGGCGTGTCGCTTGGAGACAGAAAAAGGAATTATTTACAAACAATTGCATTGAGTTTTTATGATTTACTCGATAATAGTTTTGAATAGAATAGCTAGAATTTATAGCCACCGAATATCCattcaatatatttttgtcCTGAATGAAAAGTTTGCCCATTAAAGGCGATAACTTGAATAATTATTGACCCAAATCGATGTCGGGCCACTCGAAGGGCTTGCATTAATTTGCCATAACTCTTCCATTTGCCTGTCATAATCGAAATCTAGCCAAACTGTCGCTTGAGTGGAAATGCTGTGACATTATCATAACTGCATCAGATGTTCAAtaatttttcccttttttccattttagcCATTTTTCCCGCCTGCACTCTTCAAATCGAAAGACACCTAGAGACCAAAGGCAAACAGTCGGATTTCTTTCAGCCGTTTTTTGTGTGTTGGGCTCCTTCTTTTCCTGCTCTTTATCACGCGCCCAATTTAGCGCCAAGGGAACAGGGGCTGGAGTGGGTATCCAGTTATCCTGATCCCGCAATCGGGCCCAGACAGTCCTAGCCACGCCCCTCGGCGGGGTAGACACCCAGCCAAAGGCAACGAAAAGATTAAATCAGCGCAAAGTGCAAACACTGTGTCAAGTGTAGACCAAGAGCCAGGAAGAggaaaatggtaaaaaaaagcTCCTCCAACCTGGCTAAAGACACACGCCACCATAGGGCCATTGATATCGCTgcttgtataaaaaaaaacactgctTCCACGCTCACAGAATAAAGCGGATAAATGTCAATCAAATTAACCAGCAAGGCGATATGCTG of the Drosophila ananassae strain 14024-0371.13 chromosome 2R, ASM1763931v2, whole genome shotgun sequence genome contains:
- the LOC6493676 gene encoding charged multivesicular body protein 1b codes for the protein MSTSSMEKHLFNLKFAVKELERNSKKCEKEENVEKNKAKKAIQKGNMDVARIHAENAIRQKSQAVNYLRMSARVDAVASRVQSALTTRKVTGSMAGVVKAMDAAMKGMNLEKISSLMEKFESQFEDLDVQSSVMEGTMSDTVTTSVPQGDVDHLLQQVADEAGLELNMELPSGVQSQTIGASTAVSQEQDELTQRLARLRQAE
- the LOC26514961 gene encoding gram-negative bacteria-binding protein 2 — translated: MGRGCVIIWLISLVYSSSAFNFTTPVVNFNGSKLFLSMPGTLESVVSIMFQAEIQRKDKCVSFNVAYATKHPWEVEIEFDKEIESDFTIKIRTIVEGADNKLTSLASVHKINGNKLTKLSDNKTFSKETLESLLSKCKPPLKIEPFQETEDSISTKIIPGQLIMEESFDGSEIKNSLWTHEVRNMYESNFEFVAFTKDPINSKIDNNMLNITVTKKTIPRDKKDTFKDCTTTDGALIYFECGTKSKKCLKSISYQDKAYCKPKILHYDMNGSASIHTREKFSFKYGRIEFRALFPKGDFIFPNIGLTPIHHAPDDGYAPKIRIYSRGNELLQTKKYLRDFSGKALFGSVLHWGKCEYKSEGCAFDKYVSKESQTEFSKHFHNYTIIWRNDKIIYKVDGETFGIITDEVLLKKFQTQCYLTLGLTVNGVANFDDEVLIKEHKKFPNDPKMVRSSMPFLQHWDQPSLVIDYIRVYSLDESGY
- the LOC6506277 gene encoding TCF3 fusion partner homolog, which codes for MLINAKSILYKEMVEKLYEKCQRIQAENERCVMRVNGIKKIIRRRNHDVELLKKRLDKHGDNWRSLPMEAPHPKGKTEQKRRGPKPKNKQPIDGEATSSGATNPAAKKPRKQKVKQPTSPSSIVHPTQPQMTGT
- the LOC6493677 gene encoding SAGA-associated factor 11 homolog, whose protein sequence is MSNTANSINMPTTPSAQGSGNQNTATSQQIVNNFRELIKDPKSLDEAVNYMYQTLLDDAVAGIFIETHHLRKTGNLSALDGVAEDSTYRICEMPNLDIFGISTAKKPMDCTCPNCDRLVAAARFAPHLEKCMGMGRISSRIASRRLATKEGSSAALLHSGGNAGGTDDEDDVDWSSDKRKKKSSQSSRNNGSKKNNGKTF
- the LOC26513718 gene encoding uncharacterized protein LOC26513718, encoding MSALYQIDKLEETNYDTWKIQMRSVLVHSGLWSVTSGELTETNVPEGQQFAALDSKALATITLSVKSSQLTYIKNCLTAVEAWTKLKEVHQPSGPVRKVQLYKKLLNKRMEQGQSMTTYISEFVEILDGLTGVGIELNDELRTIVLLSSLPEQFEHFVVAMETRDKLPSFEILTIKLKEESERKGIADERVDTKAFAATQKHNSQTKTYGQKKRKNIVCFKCGEQGHIKSQCQNEGEGDHRMASRNVANRQSSLLHACDVNNIDNSTWCLDSGATSHMCCERELFTKFEKHTEQIGLANAGFLQAEGIGDVKIQTGQCMLTLKNVLYVPKMTGNFYSVSSAVQNRCKVTFDLENAKVMQDGECIVKAKKIGNLYLFVGGRSKCFAMSAVDGILLHKRYGHINFSSLKEMVSKGIVRGIDNIRLPENISCKTCMVSKIHVQPFPSATSNRAKEILDLVHADVCGPFPTLSLGGSKYFLTFIDDKSRRIFVYFLRGKNEVLPKFVDFKNLVERQTGRRLKCLRSDNGGEFVNKQFDECLRQHGIDRQLTIAYTPQQNGVAERANRTLVEMSRCLLVQAGLGDQFWAEAVNTSVYLRNRSPTSALEIALDKGPRKGSKFQPKGKEYIMVGYSVAAKGYRLYDPSTRQLVEKRDVLFDEHHDVASKGDAVTINLEELEEAHQQQGPGDAEIVSDLSIDAGSSDESTDQYESAEEKSEHVVEEARRGPGRPKIIRSGKPGRPKKQYNILGALVSENVPIPLTCKEALKSKYAKEWREAMEREHDSLVANQTWEITDLPKNQRAIGCKWVFNVKRDKDGQIERFKARLVAKGCSQQFGVNYLETYSPVCRLESVRFIIALAAELKLHLHQMDVCTAYLNSDLSETVYMKQPEGYSDETNPDKVLLLKRAIYGLKQSGRAWNEKLNGVLTNMGFVACDNEPSSQSHEDLLKIKSGISRSFECVDKGQLNHFLGMEIERDGGPISWRSEKQRSVALSSTEAEYMALSAAFKEAIVMRRLIMEIGCGDNDTPIVVYGDNLRMQLATKNDAINIAIVRGHSKLNDTSNNEVGGTRVFVGVLKDSPNSADLKAHMADQFFSNDKHLGKKYHTYSAIWKNDSITFKLNGKTYAVFDHEETMAQIDMHEEVINLNWASKIV